The Ruania alba genome has a window encoding:
- a CDS encoding ABC transporter substrate-binding protein, with translation MISSRLSAAAAVTAAAALALAACSGPAEEEGGTTEGETTTVRVGYIPGAHDIAQLFVADEAGYFADEGIEIEATAFQTGISLSQALTGGSLDVGVMGAVIANFPAKGQGHAIVLNNQQVDIHQIWATPESGITSVEELAGSTIATTSGTASDLILQVALNQAGLTRDEVEVVNLDMPAVANTFVTGGVDAASLWAPFDQQVTENLPEATLLASAADLDAPISGGWVASNEFYEGQTDLVEGMVRAWQAANTDIVDDPAAALDVFCPRIEENMDRAQCEALYAQTEAYSNEEWAQLYQDGTVLEWIGTMQSTFEEIGALEGAELQPEDYIDTTTFVDVLDD, from the coding sequence ATGATCAGTTCCCGTCTCAGCGCCGCGGCGGCCGTCACAGCGGCCGCCGCCCTTGCCCTGGCCGCCTGCTCCGGACCGGCAGAGGAGGAGGGAGGCACCACCGAGGGTGAGACGACCACCGTCCGGGTCGGCTACATCCCGGGCGCACACGACATCGCCCAGCTCTTCGTGGCCGACGAGGCCGGCTACTTCGCCGACGAAGGCATCGAGATCGAGGCGACGGCCTTCCAGACCGGCATCTCCCTCTCCCAGGCACTGACCGGCGGAAGCCTCGATGTGGGGGTGATGGGCGCCGTCATCGCCAACTTCCCCGCCAAGGGGCAAGGGCACGCCATCGTGCTGAACAATCAGCAGGTCGACATCCACCAGATCTGGGCCACACCCGAGTCCGGGATCACCAGCGTGGAGGAGCTTGCCGGCTCCACGATCGCCACCACCTCGGGAACCGCCTCGGATCTCATCCTGCAGGTCGCGCTGAACCAGGCGGGTCTCACCCGGGACGAGGTGGAGGTCGTCAACCTGGACATGCCGGCGGTCGCCAACACCTTCGTCACCGGAGGGGTCGATGCGGCCTCACTGTGGGCGCCGTTCGATCAGCAGGTGACCGAGAACCTGCCCGAGGCCACCTTGCTCGCCAGCGCCGCCGACCTGGACGCACCGATCTCCGGCGGGTGGGTCGCCTCGAACGAGTTCTACGAGGGGCAGACAGACCTGGTGGAGGGCATGGTGCGTGCGTGGCAGGCCGCAAACACCGACATCGTCGACGACCCGGCCGCCGCGCTGGACGTGTTTTGCCCGCGCATCGAGGAGAACATGGACCGCGCGCAGTGCGAGGCCCTGTACGCCCAGACCGAGGCCTACTCGAACGAGGAGTGGGCGCAACTGTACCAGGACGGCACCGTGCTGGAGTGGATCGGCACGATGCAGTCCACGTTCGAGGAGATCGGTGCGCTCGAGGGAGCCGAGCTCCAGCCCGAGGACTACATCGACACCACCACCTTCGTCGACGTGCTCGATGACTGA
- a CDS encoding ABC transporter ATP-binding protein, with amino-acid sequence MTASMDLDVRDLSVGFGRGSRRVSVLENISVSVAQGEFVAIVGPSGSGKSTLLNAVAGFLSPDGGTVEVGGEPVTGPGPSRCVVFQEYAVFPWLTVERNIGFGTRLGAWTGDPARRTEIVDRYLDLMGLTAFRDALPKTLSGGMRQRVAIARAYAVDPTILLMDEPFAALDAQTREHMQEALLDISRQEHRTVLFVTHQVEEALYLADRVVVMGARPARIQEVVDVPWGDRRDHDIKLTDEFIGLRRHVEHLLHDTEPQATNERTP; translated from the coding sequence ATGACCGCATCCATGGACCTGGACGTCCGCGACCTCAGCGTCGGCTTCGGCCGGGGCAGCCGGCGGGTCAGCGTGCTCGAGAACATCAGCGTTTCCGTAGCCCAGGGGGAGTTCGTCGCGATCGTGGGCCCCAGCGGCTCCGGCAAGAGCACCCTGCTGAACGCCGTCGCCGGCTTCCTCTCCCCGGACGGGGGCACCGTCGAGGTAGGCGGCGAACCGGTCACCGGTCCGGGCCCGTCCCGGTGCGTGGTCTTCCAGGAGTACGCGGTGTTCCCGTGGCTCACGGTCGAGCGCAACATCGGCTTCGGCACCCGACTCGGCGCGTGGACGGGAGATCCGGCCCGGCGCACCGAGATCGTGGACCGCTATCTCGACCTGATGGGCCTGACCGCGTTCCGCGACGCCCTGCCCAAGACCCTGTCCGGTGGGATGCGCCAGCGGGTGGCCATCGCCCGTGCCTACGCGGTGGACCCGACCATCCTGCTGATGGACGAGCCCTTCGCGGCGCTCGATGCGCAGACCCGCGAGCACATGCAGGAAGCACTGCTGGACATTTCCAGGCAGGAGCACCGCACCGTCCTCTTCGTCACCCACCAGGTGGAGGAGGCGCTGTACCTGGCCGACCGGGTCGTCGTCATGGGCGCCCGGCCCGCCCGCATCCAGGAGGTCGTCGACGTCCCCTGGGGCGATCGACGCGACCACGACATCAAGCTCACCGACGAGTTCATCGGTCTGCGCCGGCATGTGGAGCACCTGCTCCACGACACCGAGCCGCAGGCCACCAACGAAAGGACACCATGA
- a CDS encoding ABC transporter permease, which translates to MQQQLAEPSAEPGGPPQPPSRAAERARRVRRAIVDAILGTLGFLIILTAWQLASTFGAMRPGLLPPPGDVGAVLVEGLLSGDLLHDLIVSSRRVIIGIAIGMSLAIPVGFALGWFPRARVTFNPLVNFFRALPPIALVPLVVIYFGIGEVAREVILIYAGFFATVIVVYEGIGSIEEKYIRAGRTLGTSRLELFSKVILPLSTPHIFTAARISLGIGWSSLVAAELVAAQDGLGAAIQNASNFLDVPRMYAGIILIGAAALAMDLIIRLIAARVLRWQDRGER; encoded by the coding sequence ATGCAACAGCAACTAGCCGAACCGTCGGCGGAGCCCGGTGGTCCGCCGCAACCACCCAGTCGAGCGGCCGAACGAGCGCGACGGGTTCGCCGAGCGATCGTCGACGCGATCCTGGGCACCCTCGGCTTCCTCATCATCCTGACCGCATGGCAGCTCGCCTCCACCTTCGGGGCGATGCGACCAGGGCTCCTGCCGCCACCCGGGGACGTGGGCGCCGTCCTGGTGGAGGGACTTCTCTCCGGTGACCTCCTGCACGACCTGATCGTGAGCAGCCGCCGCGTGATCATCGGCATCGCGATCGGGATGTCGCTGGCCATCCCGGTCGGCTTCGCCCTCGGCTGGTTCCCCCGGGCCCGGGTCACCTTCAACCCCCTGGTGAACTTCTTCCGCGCACTGCCGCCGATCGCGTTGGTGCCACTGGTCGTCATCTACTTCGGCATCGGGGAGGTGGCCCGGGAGGTCATCCTCATCTACGCGGGATTCTTCGCCACCGTGATCGTGGTCTACGAGGGCATCGGCAGCATCGAGGAGAAGTACATCCGCGCCGGGCGCACTCTCGGAACCAGCCGGCTGGAACTGTTCAGCAAGGTGATCCTGCCGCTGTCCACACCGCACATCTTCACGGCCGCACGCATCTCCCTCGGCATCGGCTGGTCCTCCCTGGTGGCCGCCGAGCTCGTGGCTGCCCAGGACGGGCTCGGTGCCGCCATCCAGAACGCGAGCAACTTCCTCGACGTGCCCCGGATGTACGCCGGGATCATCCTCATCGGGGCGGCGGCGCTCGCGATGGACCTCATCATCCGACTGATCGCCGCGCGCGTGCTGCGCTGGCAGGACAGGGGCGAACGATGA
- a CDS encoding GntR family transcriptional regulator, giving the protein MPVPSARAAVEHAHHQLVELIAQQRKSGDLRLPPEAALSSTLGVSRNTLREALAQLEAQGTVTRRRRVGTVINPEPDQSDTPAPPAYPLDTIVSIPDFFAQVDRPVTVTSVAVVRERPDATLIAQLGLTSDDEVYRVRRTYVEDGEPVAVSEHVIPRMLHGHGIHIEALTDGVSTFLSEVENISIDQVEHITSAVPAGDALARDLALAPGSPVLVVEASLRSAEEDGTLRTVTLGHLYFDPRRVHLRSTATPPDHQAAHLVSERPPGSL; this is encoded by the coding sequence ATGCCAGTACCTTCGGCCCGCGCTGCGGTCGAGCATGCGCATCACCAGCTCGTCGAGCTGATCGCGCAGCAACGCAAGTCCGGCGATCTCCGGCTGCCCCCAGAAGCAGCACTCAGCAGCACGCTCGGCGTTTCACGCAACACGTTGCGCGAGGCACTGGCACAGCTTGAGGCGCAGGGCACCGTGACCCGACGGCGCCGGGTGGGCACGGTGATCAACCCAGAGCCGGACCAGAGTGATACCCCGGCCCCACCGGCATACCCGCTGGACACGATCGTCTCCATCCCGGACTTCTTCGCCCAGGTGGACCGGCCGGTCACCGTGACCTCGGTCGCCGTCGTCCGTGAACGCCCGGACGCCACGCTGATCGCGCAGCTGGGGCTCACCTCCGACGACGAGGTGTACCGGGTACGGCGCACCTACGTCGAGGACGGCGAACCGGTCGCGGTCAGCGAACACGTCATCCCGCGGATGCTGCACGGGCACGGCATCCACATCGAGGCCCTGACCGACGGTGTCTCGACTTTCCTCTCCGAGGTCGAGAACATCAGCATCGACCAGGTCGAGCACATCACCTCCGCCGTGCCGGCCGGTGACGCGCTCGCGCGAGACCTGGCCCTGGCACCGGGCAGCCCGGTGCTCGTCGTCGAGGCATCCCTGCGCAGCGCCGAGGAAGACGGCACGTTGCGCACCGTGACCCTCGGGCACCTGTACTTCGACCCCCGGCGCGTTCATCTCCGGTCGACGGCCACCCCGCCCGACCACCAAGCCGCGCACCTCGTCAGCGA